A part of Salvelinus alpinus chromosome 5, SLU_Salpinus.1, whole genome shotgun sequence genomic DNA contains:
- the LOC139576243 gene encoding fibroblast growth factor 4B-like: protein MAFQSALLPILVLGLLTSLERCAPFPGRLNGTVERHWETLYSRSLARIPGEKREINRDSDYLMGIKRLRRLYCNVGIGFHIQVSPDGRITGVHSENRYSLLEISPVERGVVTIFGVQRGLFVAMNSKGKLYGSVHYNNECKFKETLLANNYNAYESVAYPTMYIGLSKTGKTKRGNRVSPAMTVTHFLPRI, encoded by the exons ATGGCTTTTCAATCGGCCCTCTTACCAATATTGGTCTTGGGACTGTTGACTAGTTTGGAGCGTTGTGCCCCCTTCCCTGGCAGGCTGAATGGCACAGTGGAACGACACTGGGAGACACTCTACTCGCGGTCCTTGGCTCGGATCcctggggagaagagagagataaaccGGGACAGCGACTATCTTATGGGCATTAAACGGCTACGACGCCTTTATTGCAATGTAGGAATTGGGTTTCATATTCAAGTTTCACCCGATGGGAGAATAACAGGAGTGCACAGTGAAAACCGTTACA GTCTCCTTGAGATATCTCCAGTAGAGAGAGGAGTCGTGACAATCTTTGGCGTCCAACGCGGTCTATTCGTGGCCATGAACAGCAAAGGGAAGCTGTACGGATCT GTTCATTACAACAACGAGTGCAAATTCAAAGAAACTCTCCTGGCAAATAATTACAACGCTTACGAATCAGTGGCATACCCAACGATGTACATTGGACTAAGCAAGACCGGTAAAACAAAAAGAGGAAACCGAGTGTCACCAGCCATGACGGTGACGCATTTCTTGCCAAGAATCTGA
- the fgf19 gene encoding fibroblast growth factor 19 translates to MTLAVTAVCMVSVFFAVGVFCLPLPDSGPHIANGWGQTVRLRHLYAAKHGLHLLINENGKVHGSPEQSSYSLVEIRPVDTGCVAIKGVAASQYLCMEGNGRLYASKTYMKDDCSFKENILPDGYNIYVSDKHGTLVSLGGSRQRLQGRDRGIPALSQFLPRVSTLPLDITTDLELSAHPEQGPQSGLDIDTMDAFGKLSQISIQSPSFNKR, encoded by the exons ATGACACTTGCAGTTACTGCAGTATGCATGGTCAGCGTGTTTTTTGCTGTTGGGGTTTTTTGTCTGCCACTGCCAGACTCGGGGCCTCATATAGCCAACGGATGGGGACAGACGGTCCGGCTCAGACATCTGTATGCGGCCAAACACGGATTGCACTTGCTAATCAACGAGAATGGCAAGGTGCACGGATCTCCTGAGCAGAGCTCTTACA GTTTGGTGGAAATCCGACCTGTAGACACGGGCTGTGTCGCAATCAAAGGAGTAGCAGCCTCGCAGTATCTCTGCATGGAAGGGAATGGAAGACTGTATGCATCG AAAACCTATATGAAAGATGACTGCTCCTTCAAGGAAAACATCCTCCCAGACGGCTACAATATTTATGTCTCTGACAAGCATGGGACCCTGGTGAGCCTGGGTGGCAGCCGGCAGAGGCTCCAGGGGCGAGACAGAGGCATTCCTGCACTGTCCCAGTTTCTACCAAGGGTGAGCACCCTGCCCCTGGATATAACAACAGATTTGGAGTTGTCAGCCCACCCTGAGCAAGGCCCTCAGTCAGGCCTGGACATAGACACTATGGATGCCTTTGGGAAACTTTCCCAGATCTCGATCCAAAGCCCAAGTTTCAATAAGAGATGA